One window from the genome of Candidatus Eremiobacteraceae bacterium encodes:
- a CDS encoding XdhC family protein: MATLQREGTAFALATVVARKAPVSSHLGDAAIVFEDGHVEGYIGGGCSQEILRTQALEALRTGEPRLVRISPDDIPGLPGYPDDGADEQYVRVSMTCASQGAVDLYVEPYAPLPLLVVIGAMPIASATAAQGKLAGFDVVRVRDPDEAGDDSDLSLERLSGPLESLPAKFRTRQVFGVVASMGEYDDVGADALLRAKAPYIALVASRPRADAVLDALRSRGWSDDDLSVIRNPAGLDIGAKTAPEVALSILAEIVRWRRQARVEVTPKPRATATDPVCGMDVTTLNAPHTLQVQDTTHYFCSPGCKRAYAASALEAKPK; the protein is encoded by the coding sequence ATGGCCACGCTGCAACGCGAGGGTACTGCGTTCGCGCTCGCGACCGTGGTCGCGCGCAAGGCGCCGGTCTCATCGCATCTGGGCGATGCCGCGATCGTCTTTGAAGACGGCCACGTCGAGGGCTATATCGGCGGGGGCTGTTCGCAAGAGATCCTGCGCACCCAAGCGCTCGAAGCGCTGCGCACGGGCGAACCGCGTCTGGTGCGCATCTCGCCTGACGACATTCCCGGATTGCCGGGCTATCCCGACGATGGTGCAGACGAGCAATACGTGCGCGTCAGCATGACGTGCGCTAGCCAAGGGGCAGTGGATCTCTACGTGGAGCCGTACGCCCCGCTGCCGCTGCTCGTCGTGATCGGGGCGATGCCGATCGCCTCGGCGACCGCGGCGCAAGGCAAGCTCGCGGGTTTCGACGTCGTGCGCGTTCGTGATCCCGACGAAGCCGGCGACGATTCCGATCTCTCGCTCGAGCGCCTCAGCGGGCCGCTCGAATCGCTGCCCGCGAAGTTCCGCACGCGCCAGGTCTTCGGCGTGGTGGCATCGATGGGCGAATACGACGATGTCGGAGCGGACGCGTTACTGCGCGCCAAAGCTCCCTATATCGCGCTGGTCGCAAGCCGGCCGCGCGCGGACGCCGTGCTCGACGCGTTGCGCTCGCGAGGGTGGTCCGACGACGATCTCTCAGTGATTCGCAATCCGGCCGGACTCGACATCGGCGCCAAGACGGCGCCCGAAGTCGCGCTCTCGATCCTCGCGGAGATCGTGCGTTGGCGCCGCCAAGCGCGCGTCGAGGTAACTCCCAAGCCGCGCGCCACCGCTACGGATCCCGTGTGCGGGATGGACGTGACGACGCTTAACGCGCCGCACACCCTGCAGGTCCAAGACAC